The proteins below come from a single Erythrobacter sp. SG61-1L genomic window:
- the rodA gene encoding rod shape-determining protein RodA: MSRSIVPAAVARLPWQVIIPLMALTTFGGAVLYSAAGGSMSPFAASHLVRFFVFLIMALIMARVPRDLVRWAAYPAYAAVLLLLMAVEALGAIGGGSQRWLNLGPLVLQPSELMKPTIVLVLASFYHTLPAGEVGGWRSIIPAGGLIALPMGLVLLQPDLGTALAIGFGGAVVIFLSGLPMRWFVGGGLAAAVAAPLAYFFALHDYQRRRVTTFLDPESDPLGAGYHITQSKIAIGSGGIFGKGFGNGSQSHLNYLPEPHTDFVFATMSEEWGLIGGLAVLLVFGVVLRWGWEVARRSPDRFGALLAAGMTSTIFFYVAINLMMVMGLAPVVGIPLPFMSHGGSSMMTNMICIGTLMMVDRWNRQGGQRGLS, encoded by the coding sequence ATGAGCCGGTCAATCGTCCCTGCCGCTGTCGCCAGACTGCCTTGGCAAGTCATCATCCCGTTGATGGCGCTGACCACCTTCGGCGGCGCCGTGCTTTATTCGGCCGCAGGCGGAAGCATGAGTCCGTTTGCGGCGTCACACCTGGTCCGCTTCTTCGTTTTCCTCATCATGGCGCTCATCATGGCCCGCGTTCCACGCGATCTTGTGCGCTGGGCCGCCTATCCCGCCTATGCCGCGGTTCTGCTGCTTTTGATGGCGGTGGAGGCCCTTGGGGCAATTGGCGGTGGTAGCCAACGATGGCTGAACCTCGGGCCGCTTGTGCTCCAACCATCCGAACTGATGAAGCCCACTATCGTCCTGGTGCTCGCCAGCTTCTATCACACCCTGCCCGCAGGGGAGGTCGGCGGATGGCGCTCGATCATCCCAGCCGGCGGACTGATCGCACTGCCTATGGGGCTGGTGCTGTTGCAACCCGATCTGGGGACTGCATTGGCGATCGGCTTCGGTGGCGCCGTGGTGATCTTCCTTTCCGGCCTGCCGATGCGCTGGTTCGTGGGCGGCGGGCTTGCTGCTGCGGTTGCTGCGCCTTTGGCTTATTTCTTCGCATTGCACGATTATCAGCGCCGCCGCGTGACCACGTTCCTCGATCCGGAAAGCGATCCGCTCGGCGCTGGTTATCACATCACCCAATCCAAGATCGCCATCGGATCCGGCGGCATTTTCGGGAAAGGCTTCGGCAATGGCTCACAGAGTCACCTGAACTATCTGCCCGAACCGCACACAGACTTCGTCTTTGCCACGATGTCGGAAGAATGGGGACTGATCGGCGGCCTTGCCGTGCTGCTGGTGTTCGGCGTTGTGCTGCGCTGGGGCTGGGAAGTGGCTCGCCGCTCGCCTGACCGCTTCGGCGCCCTGCTGGCTGCCGGGATGACCTCCACGATCTTCTTCTATGTTGCGATCAACCTGATGATGGTGATGGGCCTCGCCCCGGTCGTTGGCATCCCCCTGCCCTTCATGAGCCACGGCGGATCGTCGATGATGACCAACATGATCTGTATCGGCACACTGATGATGGTCGATCGCTGGAACAGGCAGGGCGGACAACGCGGGCTTTCCTGA
- a CDS encoding rod shape-determining protein MreD → MSPERRMDARMTATHRDRFGKTINRDHSVVLAHGVPLLTILLASLAPLLPVIAAGPVMPPFGFMMLLAWRIVRPGLLPLWVGLPLGAFDDLFSGQPFGNAILLWSVAMLAMDAIELRFPWRGFWQDWGTASGMITAYLFIGALFAGGNFEIERFGLIIPQILLSALLFPIVARMVSFFDRVRLFRIKVVG, encoded by the coding sequence ATGAGCCCTGAGCGCCGCATGGACGCACGCATGACCGCTACCCATCGCGACCGCTTCGGCAAGACGATCAACCGCGATCATTCGGTGGTGCTGGCACATGGTGTGCCGCTGCTCACAATTCTGCTCGCCTCGCTTGCGCCTCTACTTCCGGTAATTGCTGCAGGCCCGGTGATGCCGCCCTTCGGCTTCATGATGTTGCTTGCCTGGCGCATCGTGCGCCCGGGCCTGCTACCGCTATGGGTCGGGTTGCCGCTTGGCGCGTTCGACGATCTGTTCAGCGGGCAACCCTTCGGCAATGCCATCCTTCTCTGGTCGGTCGCAATGCTGGCTATGGACGCAATCGAACTCCGTTTTCCCTGGCGCGGTTTCTGGCAGGACTGGGGCACAGCATCCGGCATGATCACTGCTTATCTGTTCATTGGCGCCCTGTTTGCCGGCGGCAACTTCGAAATTGAACGATTTGGTCTTATCATTCCGCAGATATTGCTGAGTGCGCTGTTGTTCCCCATCGTGGCGCGCATGGTTTCCTTCTTCGATCGTGTCAGGCTGTTCCGCATCAAGGTGGTAGGCTGA
- a CDS encoding rod shape-determining protein produces MSSFFSKFFKLGSQNMAIDLGTANTLVYVQDRGIVLNEPSVVAIETLNGVKRVKAVGDDAKMMMGKTPDNIDAIRPLRDGVIADIEIAEEMIKHFIRKVNGKKTSMFRPPEIVVCVPSGSTSVERRAIRDAASNAGASEVFLILEPMAAAIGADMPVTEPVGSMVVDIGGGTTEVAVLSLRGLAYTTSVRTGGDKMDEAIVSYVRRHHNLLIGDATAERIKKDYGIAVVPEDGIGETITLKGRDLVNGVPKEITINQANIAEALSEPIGAIVEGVRIALENTAPELAADIVDQGIVLTGGGALIRRLDEHLREETGLPVSVAEDPLSCVALGTGRAMEDPIYRGVLMTA; encoded by the coding sequence AGAATATGGCGATCGACCTGGGCACCGCCAATACGCTGGTCTACGTGCAGGATCGCGGGATCGTGCTTAACGAGCCGTCGGTGGTAGCGATCGAAACGCTCAATGGCGTGAAGCGGGTCAAGGCCGTGGGCGACGATGCGAAAATGATGATGGGCAAGACGCCAGACAACATCGACGCAATCCGCCCGCTGCGCGATGGTGTTATTGCCGACATCGAAATCGCAGAAGAAATGATCAAGCACTTCATCCGTAAGGTGAACGGCAAGAAGACGAGCATGTTCCGTCCGCCGGAAATCGTCGTCTGCGTTCCTTCCGGCTCCACCTCGGTCGAGCGCCGCGCCATTCGCGACGCCGCTTCGAATGCGGGTGCCTCTGAAGTATTCCTGATCCTTGAGCCGATGGCTGCGGCAATCGGCGCCGATATGCCCGTTACCGAACCGGTCGGCTCGATGGTGGTGGACATCGGTGGCGGCACCACCGAAGTCGCGGTGCTTTCGCTGCGCGGCCTCGCCTATACCACTTCAGTGCGTACAGGCGGTGACAAGATGGACGAAGCCATCGTTTCCTATGTCCGCCGACACCACAATCTGCTGATCGGCGATGCCACTGCGGAGCGGATCAAGAAGGACTACGGCATCGCAGTGGTCCCGGAAGATGGCATCGGTGAAACGATCACTCTCAAGGGACGCGACCTCGTCAACGGCGTACCCAAGGAAATCACGATTAATCAGGCGAACATCGCCGAAGCGCTGTCCGAACCGATCGGCGCAATCGTGGAAGGCGTTCGCATCGCGTTGGAAAACACCGCACCGGAACTGGCTGCCGACATTGTCGACCAGGGCATCGTGCTGACCGGAGGCGGCGCCCTGATCCGCCGTCTGGACGAACATCTGCGCGAAGAAACCGGTCTTCCGGTGAGCGTGGCGGAGGATCCCCTGTCCTGCGTCGCCCTGGGCACAGGCCGGGCGATGGAAGACCCGATCTATCGCGGCGTGTTGATGACCGCCTGA
- the mreC gene encoding rod shape-determining protein MreC, whose product MAPPRKRRTGHSKKAQFSAFTGYLVAGIGALIGAGLLALSAWKPEAMASLRAEATDVVEPAGRAGAEVRSDSQGLIQAIAGYFDAGNKNARLQREVEEAHVHLAEAKAIEAENQRLKALLGLREEEVKPVAYARLIGSSSASTRRFAYLSAGRDSGVKPGMPVRSPMGLVGRVLEAGDSSARVMLLTDTASMVPVRRSTDNVIAFAEGRADGSLRLRLINLGINPLKKGDVFVTSGAGGIFRPGIAVAVVEKVTNDGAVGLPLANPAATIHVAVDPVWVPQAAAVIAQPAPGGPQ is encoded by the coding sequence ATGGCGCCGCCGAGAAAACGCCGCACGGGCCATTCCAAGAAGGCGCAGTTCAGCGCCTTCACCGGATATCTCGTGGCCGGCATCGGCGCCTTGATCGGCGCCGGACTGCTGGCGCTTTCGGCATGGAAGCCCGAAGCAATGGCATCCCTGCGCGCAGAGGCGACCGACGTGGTCGAGCCTGCCGGCCGCGCAGGGGCGGAAGTCCGCAGCGACAGTCAGGGCCTGATCCAGGCGATCGCCGGCTATTTCGATGCCGGGAACAAGAACGCCCGGCTTCAGCGCGAAGTAGAAGAGGCTCACGTCCATCTGGCCGAAGCCAAGGCCATAGAGGCGGAAAACCAGCGGCTGAAGGCTTTGCTGGGATTGCGCGAGGAGGAAGTCAAACCCGTCGCCTATGCGCGACTGATCGGCTCCAGTTCCGCCAGCACCCGCCGCTTTGCCTATCTTTCGGCCGGGCGTGATTCAGGAGTCAAGCCGGGCATGCCGGTCCGTTCCCCCATGGGGCTGGTCGGACGCGTGTTGGAAGCTGGCGACAGCAGCGCACGCGTCATGTTGCTGACCGACACGGCCAGCATGGTACCCGTTCGGCGCAGCACGGATAATGTAATCGCCTTCGCGGAAGGTCGCGCGGACGGTTCGCTGCGGCTGCGCCTGATTAATCTCGGCATCAATCCGCTCAAGAAGGGCGACGTCTTCGTGACATCGGGCGCGGGTGGCATCTTCCGCCCGGGCATCGCCGTGGCGGTGGTGGAAAAGGTCACCAATGACGGGGCGGTCGGACTGCCATTGGCCAATCCTGCCGCGACAATCCATGTTGCAGTCGATCCCGTATGGGTGCCGCAGGCCGCCGCCGTGATTGCGCAACCTGCACCGGGAGGGCCGCAATGA
- the mrdA gene encoding penicillin-binding protein 2: MARPRTTAGTLNNSFQRRSFLIGGIQGGVGLLLAARMGYLAVAENERYRVLSESNRVNLSLIPPRRGWILDRNGAPLASNRADFRVDVVPERMLNPEREVETLGTLLNLSAVQVQDLKDKLSDARGFQPVEVASGLDYEKFAAVSVRLPDLPGVVPQRGFSRHYPTGPSVGHLIGYVGAASAEEYEKERIPLLVTPGFKMGKDGLEKQFEQTLRGEPGARRVEVTASGEIVRDLETREDVQGKPIKLTIDGPLQDYAARRLGLESGSVVVLDCLTGDLLCMASMPSFDPNSFSDGIGRVEWKMLADDDHVPLRNKVLKGLYPPGSTVKPMVSMAFLEAGLDPHETVFCGGGLKVGNRVFHCWNRRGHGQVDMAKGIYQSCDVYFYHFAQRLGMNVIAPMARRLGMQEEFPLPVSSQFFGTVPDPEWLMRKHKREWQPYDTVNATIGQGYMLANPLQLAVMATRLASGNKVMPRLILDGKKPKFETMGFHGDHTTIIRNAMNEVVNGAGTAGRARIPIEGIHMAGKTGTAQVVSLNVSSGKGGLWKHRDHGLFIFFAPFDNPRYAGAVVIEHGGGSGAAYPIARDVITFLYDPALAMQKLQEMEKEWGGTPRDRMARKYAAYATEFGISVPKPPSDPEDITRQVDAEARAAVAAIEDSPEGGAVVTRPVEMDQEIAPPGTANAGQAAAPAVPPASTVSVPPVAEPN, from the coding sequence ATGGCACGGCCACGCACGACAGCCGGAACGCTGAACAATTCATTCCAGCGCCGCAGCTTCCTTATCGGCGGGATACAGGGCGGCGTAGGCCTGCTGCTGGCCGCGCGCATGGGCTACCTGGCGGTGGCGGAGAACGAGCGTTACCGCGTCCTGTCGGAATCCAACCGAGTAAACCTGTCACTGATCCCCCCTCGCCGGGGTTGGATCCTTGACCGCAATGGCGCTCCGCTTGCTTCCAATCGCGCCGATTTTCGCGTGGACGTGGTGCCCGAGCGAATGCTCAACCCGGAACGCGAGGTAGAAACGCTCGGCACTTTGCTCAATCTGTCTGCCGTGCAGGTTCAGGATCTGAAGGACAAACTGTCCGATGCGCGCGGCTTTCAACCCGTCGAAGTCGCCAGCGGCCTTGATTACGAGAAATTCGCAGCAGTCAGCGTCCGACTGCCTGACCTGCCCGGGGTCGTCCCTCAACGCGGCTTCTCGCGCCATTACCCTACTGGCCCTTCGGTAGGGCACCTGATCGGATATGTCGGGGCAGCGTCTGCCGAGGAATATGAAAAAGAGCGGATTCCGCTGCTAGTCACTCCCGGCTTCAAGATGGGCAAGGACGGGCTGGAAAAGCAGTTCGAACAGACCTTGCGGGGCGAACCGGGTGCCCGGCGCGTGGAAGTCACTGCCAGCGGCGAGATCGTCCGCGATCTTGAAACACGCGAAGATGTTCAGGGCAAGCCGATCAAGCTGACCATCGACGGCCCACTACAGGATTATGCCGCACGCCGCCTCGGTCTCGAATCCGGCTCTGTCGTAGTGCTCGATTGCCTCACCGGCGACCTGTTGTGCATGGCGTCCATGCCCAGCTTCGATCCCAACAGCTTCTCCGACGGCATCGGCCGTGTCGAATGGAAGATGCTGGCGGATGACGATCACGTGCCTTTGCGCAACAAGGTGCTCAAGGGCCTTTACCCGCCCGGCTCCACCGTCAAGCCAATGGTCTCCATGGCTTTTCTGGAAGCCGGTCTGGACCCGCATGAGACAGTGTTCTGCGGCGGCGGCCTGAAAGTGGGCAACCGCGTGTTCCACTGCTGGAATCGGCGCGGGCACGGCCAGGTCGATATGGCCAAGGGCATTTACCAGAGCTGCGATGTCTATTTCTATCACTTCGCCCAGCGGCTGGGCATGAATGTGATAGCGCCGATGGCTCGCCGTCTGGGCATGCAGGAAGAATTCCCTCTGCCGGTCTCCAGCCAGTTCTTCGGCACCGTCCCCGATCCCGAATGGCTGATGCGCAAGCACAAGCGCGAATGGCAGCCCTATGATACGGTGAATGCCACTATCGGCCAGGGCTATATGTTGGCCAATCCCCTGCAGCTCGCCGTGATGGCCACACGGCTCGCCAGCGGCAACAAGGTAATGCCGCGCCTGATCCTTGACGGGAAGAAGCCCAAATTCGAAACCATGGGCTTCCACGGCGATCACACTACGATCATCCGCAACGCCATGAACGAAGTGGTGAACGGCGCAGGCACCGCCGGGCGGGCGCGCATCCCGATCGAAGGGATTCACATGGCGGGCAAGACCGGTACCGCGCAAGTCGTTTCGCTCAACGTCTCCAGCGGCAAGGGCGGCCTGTGGAAGCATCGCGACCATGGCCTGTTCATCTTCTTCGCCCCTTTCGACAATCCGCGCTATGCCGGCGCAGTGGTGATCGAACATGGCGGCGGTTCCGGCGCGGCCTATCCTATCGCGCGTGATGTGATCACGTTCCTATACGACCCTGCTCTCGCCATGCAGAAGCTGCAGGAAATGGAGAAGGAATGGGGCGGTACGCCACGTGATCGCATGGCCCGCAAATATGCCGCCTATGCTACCGAATTCGGCATTTCCGTGCCGAAACCGCCATCCGATCCCGAAGATATAACTCGTCAGGTCGATGCCGAAGCGCGTGCCGCAGTGGCCGCGATCGAAGACTCGCCTGAAGGCGGCGCGGTCGTTACGCGGCCGGTCGAAATGGATCAGGAAATTGCGCCGCCCGGCACCGCAAATGCCGGACAGGCCGCCGCTCCGGCAGTTCCGCCTGCCTCCACGGTGTCAGTGCCGCCTGTAGCGGAGCCGAATTGA